The Ignavibacteriales bacterium genome includes a region encoding these proteins:
- a CDS encoding rhamnulokinase: MDRHSFVAFDIGAESGRTILGTLEENRLAIQQITRFPNEMKPIGGHLHWDIDGLFGNLKEGLRACSGLGAKPKSIGVDTWGVDYGLLGQDGAFLELPYTYRDHRTNGMMEKFFERVPRRRIYELTGIQFMQLNTLFQLFAAAQQSPHIVEKAARLLFMPDILNYLLTGETRTEFTFATTSQLLNPRTGNWEPELFSALQVPISIMQEILQPGTNLGQLRAPVAEDVWLGEIPVTAVASHDTGSAIAAIPAEGTEWAYISSGTWSLMGVEIPRPVITDEAHASNFTNEGGVGGTFRFLKNIMGLWLLQQCRKEWSSEVQYDYEEMVKLAMQAAPFRSLVDPDYPEFFNPVSMPGAIRQFCQKTSQPLPATHADYARSILESLALKYRATLDQIQRLTGQRIKRIHIIGGGAKNSLLCQYAANATGATIIAGPVEATAIGNIMVQALAAGCVGSLKEIRSIVRHSFEPVAYEPKETGIWQQAYERYKDLSSTSH; encoded by the coding sequence ATGGATAGACACTCGTTTGTTGCTTTTGATATCGGGGCGGAATCAGGCAGGACGATTCTCGGCACACTGGAGGAGAACCGGCTCGCCATTCAGCAGATTACCAGATTTCCCAATGAGATGAAGCCGATCGGAGGGCATCTTCATTGGGACATTGATGGTCTGTTCGGCAACCTGAAGGAAGGATTACGCGCTTGTTCCGGCCTTGGGGCCAAACCAAAAAGTATCGGCGTCGACACATGGGGTGTTGATTATGGCCTGCTTGGACAAGATGGTGCGTTTCTCGAACTCCCGTATACCTATAGGGATCATCGGACGAACGGGATGATGGAGAAGTTCTTCGAACGGGTGCCCCGCCGACGAATCTATGAATTGACCGGCATTCAATTCATGCAACTCAACACGTTGTTCCAGCTGTTCGCCGCTGCGCAGCAGAGCCCTCATATTGTCGAGAAAGCAGCCAGACTTCTCTTCATGCCGGACATTCTCAACTATCTCCTCACAGGAGAGACAAGAACCGAATTCACCTTCGCCACGACTTCCCAATTGCTTAATCCCCGGACCGGGAACTGGGAGCCCGAACTCTTCTCTGCTTTGCAGGTCCCAATATCTATCATGCAGGAAATCCTACAACCAGGTACAAATCTCGGTCAGTTGCGTGCACCGGTCGCGGAGGACGTGTGGCTCGGGGAGATTCCGGTCACTGCTGTTGCTTCACATGACACCGGGTCCGCCATCGCAGCGATCCCGGCGGAGGGAACAGAATGGGCGTACATCAGTTCGGGGACCTGGTCGTTGATGGGGGTTGAGATTCCTCGCCCGGTTATCACAGACGAAGCTCACGCTTCGAATTTTACGAACGAAGGGGGTGTCGGCGGGACATTCCGGTTCCTGAAGAACATCATGGGACTCTGGCTTCTCCAGCAATGCCGGAAGGAATGGTCGTCAGAGGTGCAGTATGACTACGAAGAAATGGTGAAACTAGCAATGCAGGCGGCTCCCTTCCGATCCCTGGTGGATCCGGATTACCCGGAATTCTTCAACCCTGTGAGTATGCCCGGCGCAATCCGGCAGTTCTGCCAGAAGACCAGCCAGCCGCTCCCCGCCACGCATGCCGATTATGCGCGCAGTATTCTGGAGAGTCTCGCCTTGAAATATCGAGCCACGCTTGACCAGATTCAGAGACTGACAGGGCAGAGAATCAAGCGGATCCATATCATCGGCGGGGGAGCGAAGAACAGCCTTCTGTGTCAATACGCCGCGAATGCGACCGGTGCTACCATTATTGCAGGACCCGTCGAGGCCACAGCAATCGGGAATATCATGGTTCAGGCGCTCGCGGCTGGTTGCGTCGGATCCCTGAAAGAGATACGAAGCATCGTGCGGCATTCATTTGAACCGGTCGCATACGAGCCGAAAGAAACCGGGATTTGGCAACAGGCGTACGAGCGGTACAAGGATCTTTCATCCACGAGTCACTAA
- a CDS encoding family 78 glycoside hydrolase catalytic domain, with protein sequence MRIPPPTNLRCEYLHNPLGVDVERPRLSWVLEHPERSQAPAFFRIIVSSSGELAARCAGDLWDSGKTPSPGPPSTDYRGITLRSFQPVWWRVQWWDKLGNESEWSRLASFETGILGGADWKARWISRKDFREFRSKGSVLLGEPLGDYVNAFTLYLRREFKLAKSIVRATAFVCGLGYYELRVNGRKVGDHVLDPAQTDYNKASLYATYDLIDLLAGSGVTRESGSFAVGIMLGNGRHIKNYGYGHPKALMQVSIVWEDGSREDLCTDSAWKTSYGPLQENGLYYGERYDARLEMRGWDEVGYDDSSWETAVEVDAPYPSSQLLPPIRVVERLEPKRHYVVSEGIHVYDFGQNFAGWVRLSVQGTQGTEITLHHAELLNEDGRLNMSPNQNAEATDVYVLSGTGVETYEPRFTYHGFRYVSVSGFPAMPLILQIEGCVVHSDVEPVGEFACSNNLVNRIHENIVRGQSANLMSIPTDCTQRDERQGWLGDAHLVAEESMFNFDMAAFYAKFLKDIECAQRQDGSLPDVVPPYYLGRLYPADPAWGSAYITIAWFMYQFYGDTGVLARHFDSMKRYIEFLRANCDNHIIKKLGKYGDWCPPGSIAPKRTPVELTATWYYYHDTLMLSRMAAVLRRENDLRELEELSLQIKDAFNDHFLKDGEYEVNRFAPVDRSPGQTSNTLPLYLDMVPREDRSRVLERLLHSVVSDQDYHLDTGILGTRYVLDVLTDNGYGDVAYKVATQRTYPGWGYMVEEGATTLWERWEMITGGGMNSHNHIMFGSVDAWFYRVIAGLSCLGAGWNRIRFMPRVFEGLDHAHASVRTVLGNAAISWQRTESSFLLDVKVPVGSIGELHVPLMWEMQQIAEDSKVLWQAGRPTLTRDDNIRFLETREKHIVFEVGSGEFHVRVEWVSSPQ encoded by the coding sequence GTGAGAATCCCGCCCCCGACAAATCTTCGCTGTGAGTATCTGCACAACCCGCTGGGCGTCGATGTTGAACGCCCGCGGTTGTCCTGGGTCCTCGAGCATCCTGAACGTTCTCAGGCCCCTGCGTTCTTCAGGATCATCGTCTCTTCGTCAGGCGAGTTGGCCGCACGATGTGCAGGCGATCTGTGGGATAGCGGAAAGACGCCTTCTCCCGGCCCACCCTCGACCGATTATCGTGGAATCACATTGCGGTCTTTTCAACCCGTTTGGTGGCGCGTCCAATGGTGGGACAAGCTGGGGAACGAAAGCGAGTGGAGCAGGCTGGCCAGTTTCGAGACAGGGATTCTGGGTGGGGCAGATTGGAAGGCGCGTTGGATCAGCCGGAAGGATTTCAGGGAATTTCGTTCAAAGGGGAGCGTGCTGCTTGGAGAACCGCTGGGCGATTACGTCAATGCGTTTACCCTGTACCTGCGTCGTGAGTTCAAGCTCGCCAAATCAATAGTCCGGGCCACAGCGTTTGTGTGCGGACTCGGATACTACGAACTGAGAGTCAATGGCCGCAAGGTGGGGGATCACGTCCTCGACCCTGCGCAAACGGACTACAACAAAGCATCGCTCTACGCAACCTATGACCTCATCGATCTTCTTGCTGGCTCAGGTGTAACCCGCGAGTCGGGAAGCTTCGCTGTCGGCATTATGCTTGGCAATGGACGGCATATCAAAAACTATGGATACGGCCATCCCAAAGCGTTGATGCAGGTTTCAATCGTCTGGGAAGATGGGTCGAGAGAGGATCTCTGCACCGATTCAGCATGGAAGACCTCCTACGGACCATTGCAGGAAAACGGACTGTACTACGGGGAACGATACGACGCGAGGCTGGAAATGAGGGGGTGGGATGAAGTCGGCTACGATGACTCTTCGTGGGAGACCGCGGTGGAGGTTGATGCCCCATACCCTTCGTCACAATTGCTTCCTCCAATCCGTGTCGTGGAGCGCCTCGAACCGAAGCGCCACTATGTAGTTTCCGAAGGCATTCACGTTTATGATTTCGGTCAGAACTTCGCGGGCTGGGTCCGATTGTCGGTGCAAGGAACGCAGGGGACCGAGATCACCCTTCATCACGCCGAACTCCTGAACGAAGACGGGAGACTCAACATGTCGCCGAACCAGAACGCCGAGGCGACAGATGTCTATGTGCTAAGTGGAACGGGTGTTGAAACCTATGAACCGCGCTTTACTTATCACGGGTTTCGATACGTCAGTGTGTCCGGTTTTCCCGCGATGCCTTTGATCCTGCAGATCGAAGGCTGTGTGGTCCATTCAGATGTGGAACCCGTCGGAGAGTTCGCCTGCTCGAACAACCTGGTGAACCGGATCCATGAGAATATTGTCCGGGGCCAGAGTGCGAACCTGATGAGCATACCGACAGACTGCACGCAACGCGATGAACGGCAGGGTTGGTTGGGAGATGCGCACCTGGTTGCAGAAGAATCGATGTTCAATTTCGATATGGCCGCATTCTATGCCAAGTTTCTGAAAGACATCGAATGTGCTCAAAGGCAGGATGGGAGTCTTCCGGATGTCGTGCCCCCCTACTATCTCGGCCGCCTCTATCCGGCAGATCCTGCATGGGGTTCGGCTTACATCACAATTGCATGGTTCATGTATCAGTTCTATGGTGACACAGGCGTGCTTGCACGACATTTCGATTCCATGAAAAGATACATCGAATTCCTGCGGGCGAACTGCGACAATCACATCATCAAGAAATTGGGGAAATATGGCGATTGGTGCCCGCCAGGAAGCATCGCTCCGAAGAGGACTCCTGTTGAGCTGACCGCAACATGGTATTATTATCACGACACCCTGATGCTTTCAAGGATGGCCGCGGTGCTGCGCCGTGAAAACGATCTTCGGGAATTGGAGGAATTGTCGCTTCAAATCAAGGATGCCTTCAATGATCATTTCCTGAAGGATGGAGAGTACGAGGTCAACAGATTTGCCCCTGTGGATCGGAGTCCGGGACAAACATCGAACACGCTTCCTCTTTACCTTGATATGGTTCCTCGGGAGGACCGATCCCGGGTTCTCGAGCGGCTCCTGCACAGTGTCGTTTCAGACCAGGATTATCATCTCGATACGGGGATCCTGGGGACGCGATATGTGCTCGACGTGCTGACGGACAACGGATATGGTGATGTCGCATACAAAGTCGCGACTCAGAGGACATATCCCGGATGGGGATATATGGTCGAAGAAGGGGCGACGACGTTGTGGGAACGATGGGAGATGATCACGGGCGGAGGCATGAACTCTCATAACCATATCATGTTCGGAAGCGTGGACGCCTGGTTCTACCGGGTCATCGCGGGCCTTTCATGCCTTGGGGCGGGATGGAATCGAATCCGTTTCATGCCCCGCGTTTTCGAAGGGTTGGATCACGCCCATGCTTCGGTAAGAACCGTCCTCGGAAATGCGGCAATCTCGTGGCAGAGGACTGAGTCGAGTTTCTTACTGGACGTCAAGGTCCCGGTTGGTTCGATCGGAGAACTTCATGTTCCCTTGATGTGGGAGATGCAGCAAATTGCGGAAGATTCGAAAGTCCTGTGGCAGGCAGGAAGGCCGACCCTGACACGCGATGACAATATTCGTTTCCTCGAAACGAGAGAGAAGCACATTGTGTTTGAGGTGGGAAGTGGAGAGTTCCACGTGCGAGTGGAGTGGGTATCATCACCTCAATGA
- a CDS encoding outer membrane beta-barrel protein, whose amino-acid sequence MKALRCFSYVSVLLFFASGLLLSQTITLRGSSAIELDFGFWNNVNAGQKLSLTGVKQEAKASGFVGGLTYCYWMRENLSITAAGSLLSSEASSAVSANPITVSQNTNALFSFLVGMRYFIPVPEPEDMIRPYVAIGAGSFIGFEASNSLLAQSARSESAFGGRVGVGLDAHLGKSVKLGANAGYNAMSDFRSAVGARNNFNGFDFSVGIALLFGGDR is encoded by the coding sequence ATGAAGGCGTTACGTTGTTTCAGCTATGTTTCTGTCCTGCTCTTCTTCGCGAGCGGGCTCCTTCTGTCGCAAACCATCACGCTGCGTGGCTCGTCAGCGATCGAGTTGGACTTCGGTTTCTGGAATAATGTGAATGCTGGCCAGAAACTTAGCCTCACTGGTGTCAAGCAGGAAGCGAAGGCAAGCGGTTTTGTTGGCGGACTGACGTACTGCTACTGGATGCGGGAGAACTTGTCAATCACAGCCGCAGGATCACTTCTTTCCTCAGAGGCTTCCTCCGCGGTTTCCGCCAATCCGATCACGGTCAGTCAAAACACAAATGCCCTCTTCTCGTTCCTCGTCGGTATGAGATACTTCATCCCCGTACCTGAACCCGAGGACATGATCCGTCCGTATGTAGCGATCGGTGCTGGTTCCTTCATCGGGTTCGAGGCGAGCAACTCGCTCCTTGCGCAATCTGCCCGGTCAGAATCAGCATTTGGTGGGAGAGTCGGCGTCGGTTTGGACGCTCACCTTGGCAAGAGTGTCAAGCTGGGGGCCAATGCCGGGTATAACGCCATGTCCGATTTCCGCTCAGCGGTCGGGGCGCGAAACAATTTCAATGGATTTGACTTTTCAGTCGGAATAGCGCTTCTATTCGGAGGCGATCGCTAG
- a CDS encoding L-rhamnose isomerase translates to MSNESSIRKSYDLARERYAALGVDTEEVMKTLSKISLSLHCWQGDDVGGFEKPSASLSGGGIQVTGNYPGKARSVEELRADLKEAYSLIPGRHRLNLHAIYGEFQGKLVDRDQIAPAHFAGWIDWAKQQGIKLDFNATCFSHPKSDDGFTLSHPNKGIRDFWIEHAKRCREISAVMGRALQSPCIHNLWIPDGSKDHPVDRFAYRAFLLDSLDKVFATSYPSSEMKDAVESKLFGIGSEAFVVGSHEFYMGYALTRKKMVCIDMGHFHPTESVADKISSMLQFFDELLLHVSRGVRWDSDHVVILNDDVRSLAEEIVRSNALNRVNIALDFFDGSLNRIGAWVIGTRSTLKAILAALLEPREKLRAFEQKGDNFGRLALLEETRVLPLGAVWDYYCLNAGVLTGEEWIAEVHRYEHTVLSKRA, encoded by the coding sequence ATGTCGAACGAAAGTAGCATCCGCAAGTCATATGACCTGGCCCGGGAGCGTTATGCGGCGCTGGGCGTCGATACCGAAGAAGTCATGAAAACCCTTTCGAAGATCTCGCTGTCGCTCCATTGCTGGCAGGGGGATGATGTCGGCGGATTTGAAAAGCCCTCCGCTTCTCTCTCGGGAGGGGGAATCCAGGTCACGGGCAATTATCCTGGCAAGGCTCGCTCAGTCGAGGAATTGCGGGCTGACCTCAAGGAGGCGTACAGCCTTATACCTGGCAGGCATCGTCTGAACCTTCACGCGATCTACGGGGAGTTTCAGGGAAAGCTCGTCGACAGAGACCAGATCGCGCCAGCGCATTTTGCAGGATGGATTGACTGGGCAAAACAGCAGGGGATCAAGCTAGATTTCAACGCCACATGTTTTTCACACCCGAAGTCGGATGACGGTTTCACTTTGAGTCACCCGAATAAGGGAATCCGCGATTTCTGGATCGAACATGCGAAGCGGTGTCGTGAAATCAGCGCAGTGATGGGGCGTGCTCTCCAGAGCCCGTGCATCCATAATCTCTGGATTCCTGACGGGAGCAAGGACCATCCGGTTGATCGCTTTGCATACCGGGCGTTTCTCTTGGATTCGCTCGACAAAGTCTTCGCCACATCGTATCCATCAAGTGAAATGAAGGATGCGGTCGAAAGCAAGCTGTTTGGCATCGGGAGTGAAGCGTTTGTCGTCGGGTCACACGAGTTCTACATGGGATACGCACTAACGCGGAAGAAGATGGTGTGCATCGACATGGGGCATTTCCATCCGACGGAATCTGTCGCAGACAAGATCTCATCGATGCTTCAGTTCTTTGACGAGCTGCTTCTCCACGTGAGCCGAGGTGTTCGATGGGACAGCGACCACGTCGTTATTTTGAACGACGATGTCCGCAGTCTCGCCGAGGAGATCGTCCGGTCAAATGCCCTGAACAGGGTGAACATCGCGCTCGATTTCTTCGATGGCAGCCTGAACAGAATCGGAGCCTGGGTCATCGGAACCCGGTCGACTCTCAAAGCGATTCTCGCTGCTTTGCTGGAACCCCGGGAGAAACTCCGTGCATTTGAACAGAAGGGGGATAACTTTGGTCGATTAGCACTGCTCGAAGAGACGCGCGTCCTGCCTCTCGGAGCGGTGTGGGACTATTACTGTTTGAACGCGGGCGTTCTGACAGGGGAGGAGTGGATCGCTGAAGTCCACCGTTACGAGCACACCGTTCTCAGCAAACGGGCCTGA
- a CDS encoding HypC/HybG/HupF family hydrogenase formation chaperone, translating to MCLAIPGKVMSIDTNVEPAMGVVSFGGIEKRVCLEWTPEVSLGDYVIVHVGFAISKMDEEEALETLKLIQEIDDSLDEPKSPDDEK from the coding sequence ATGTGCCTGGCCATTCCCGGCAAAGTCATGAGCATTGACACGAACGTTGAGCCCGCAATGGGCGTCGTGAGCTTTGGAGGAATCGAAAAAAGGGTGTGTCTTGAGTGGACGCCCGAGGTCTCGCTTGGCGACTACGTCATCGTGCATGTGGGGTTTGCCATCAGCAAGATGGATGAGGAGGAGGCACTTGAGACACTCAAGCTGATTCAGGAGATTGATGACAGCCTGGACGAACCGAAGTCACCTGATGATGAAAAGTGA
- the hypD gene encoding hydrogenase formation protein HypD — protein sequence MRYIDEYRDQAAARNYAKLIRQVTTKPWTIMEICGGQTHTIVKYGIEELLPSELALVHGPGCPVCVTPLETIDKAIAIASRPEVIFASFGDMLRVPGSKKDLLSVKASGGDVRIVYSPLDAVKIAQDNPAKKVVFLAVGFETTAPANAMSVSQARRLGLKNYSILCSHALVPPAMEALLSSPSSLIQGFLAAGHVCTIMGIEEYLPIAARYHVPIVVTGFEPVDILQGIYMTVKQLEEGRAEVENQYARAVRREGNVPARKLLSEVFSTIDRKWRGIGTIPQSGYGLSDAFADFDAEKVFRVEEVTAAESPLCIAGQVLQGLKKPHECSAFGRECTPERPLGAPMVSPEGACAAYYHFGRSLVREAQPRKS from the coding sequence ATGCGCTATATCGACGAATACCGTGACCAGGCCGCAGCTCGCAACTACGCGAAGCTCATCCGGCAGGTCACGACAAAGCCGTGGACAATTATGGAAATCTGCGGGGGGCAGACCCATACTATCGTGAAGTATGGCATAGAAGAGTTGCTGCCGTCCGAACTGGCCCTGGTGCACGGTCCCGGATGCCCTGTCTGTGTCACACCTCTGGAAACCATCGACAAAGCCATTGCGATCGCCTCCCGCCCGGAAGTCATATTTGCGTCGTTCGGCGACATGCTGAGAGTCCCCGGCTCGAAAAAAGACCTGTTGAGCGTGAAGGCCTCAGGAGGAGACGTGCGCATCGTGTATTCGCCACTCGATGCCGTGAAGATTGCTCAGGACAATCCCGCGAAAAAGGTCGTATTCCTCGCCGTAGGATTTGAAACGACGGCCCCTGCCAATGCGATGTCGGTCTCGCAGGCAAGAAGACTCGGCCTGAAGAACTATTCAATTCTCTGTTCACACGCTCTCGTTCCTCCAGCCATGGAGGCACTTCTGTCCTCTCCGTCGAGCCTCATTCAGGGTTTTCTCGCTGCCGGACATGTCTGCACCATCATGGGAATTGAAGAATACCTGCCGATCGCAGCCAGGTACCACGTCCCAATCGTGGTGACCGGATTTGAGCCCGTAGATATTCTTCAGGGGATCTACATGACCGTCAAGCAACTTGAGGAAGGACGAGCGGAGGTTGAAAACCAGTATGCCCGGGCTGTGAGGCGGGAAGGGAATGTCCCCGCAAGAAAGCTCCTTTCGGAAGTGTTTTCCACGATTGACCGCAAGTGGAGAGGAATTGGCACGATCCCACAGAGTGGGTATGGGCTGAGCGATGCATTCGCTGACTTCGATGCGGAAAAAGTGTTTAGGGTTGAGGAAGTGACTGCGGCTGAATCGCCGCTTTGTATAGCTGGGCAAGTACTGCAAGGGTTGAAAAAACCACATGAGTGCAGCGCGTTCGGGAGGGAATGCACACCTGAACGACCTCTTGGGGCTCCGATGGTTTCTCCGGAGGGAGCGTGCGCTGCGTACTATCATTTCGGAAGGTCTTTGGTGCGGGAAGCCCAGCCCCGCAAGTCCTGA